The following proteins are encoded in a genomic region of Phycodurus eques isolate BA_2022a chromosome 11, UOR_Pequ_1.1, whole genome shotgun sequence:
- the xpo1b gene encoding exportin-1 isoform X1 yields the protein MPAIMTMLADHAAQQLLDFNQKLDINLLDNVVNCLYHGVGPQQRMAQEVLTHLKEHPDAWTRVDTILEFSQNMNTKYYALQILETVIKTRWKILPRNQCEGIKKYVVGLIIKTSSDAANVEKEKVYIGKLNMILVQILKQEWPKHWPTFISDIVGASRTSESLCQNNMIILKLLSEEVFDFSSGQMTQVKAKHLKDSMCNEFSQIFQLCQFVMENSQNAPLVHATLETLLRFLNWIPLGYIFETKLISTLVYKFLNVPMFRNVTLKCLTEIAGVSVSQYEEQFVTLFTLTMCQLKQMLPLNTNIRLAYANGKDDEQNFIQNLSLFLCTFLKEHGTLIETRLNLRETLMEALHYMLLVSEVEETEIFKICLEYWNHLAAELYRESPFSTSTSPLLSGNQHFDVPPRRQLYLPVLSKVRLLMVSRMAKPEEVLVVENDQGEVVREFMKDTDSINLYKNMRETLVYLTHLDYADTERIMTEKLHNQVNGTEWSWKNLNTLCWAIGSISGAMHEEDEKRFLVTVIKDLLGLCEQKRGKDNKAIIASNIMYIVGQYPRFLRAHWKFLKTVVNKLFEFMHETHDGVQDMACDTFIKIAQKCRRHFIQVQVGEVMPFIDEILNNINTIICDLQPQQVHTFYEAVGYMIGAQTDQAVQEHLIEKYMLLPNQVWDSIIQQATKNVDILKDPETVKQLGSILKTNVRACKAVGHPFVIQLGRIYLDMLNVYKCLSENISAAIQTNGMGGEMVTKQPLIRSMRTVKRETLKLISGWVSRSNDPQMVGENFVPPLLDAVLIDYQRNVPAAREPEVLSTMATIVNKLGGHITTEIPQIFDAVFECTLNMINKNFEEFPEHRTHFFYLLQAVNSHCFPAFLAIPPAQFKLVLDSIIWAFKHTMRNVADTGLQILYTMLQNVAQEEAAAQSFYQTYFCDILQHIFSVVTDTSHTAGLTMHASILAYMFNLVEEGKITTALNPASPANNQVFIQEYVANLLKTAFPHLQDAQVKVFVTGLFSLNQDIPAFKEHLRDFLVQIKEFAGEDTTDLFLEEREASLRQAQEEKHKIQMSVPGILNPHEIPEEMCD from the exons ATGCCAGCAATTATGACAATGTTAGCAGACCATGCAGCACAGCAGCTGCTGGACTTCAACCAGAAACTGGACATCAACCTGCTGGATAATGTGGTGAACTGTCTATATCATGGGGTGGGACCACAG CAAAGAATGGCACAAGAAGTGTTGACACACCTCAAAGAGCACCCAGATGCCTGGACAAGAGTGGACACCATCCTGGAATTCTCACAGAACATGAACACCAAA TACTATGCCCTTCAGATCTTGGAAACCGTTATCAAAACAAGATGGAAAATTCTTCCCAGGAATCAATGTGaag GGATAAAAAAGTATGTTGTCGGCCTCATTATTAAGACGTCATCTGATGCCGCAAATGTGGAG AAGGAAAAGGTGTACATTGGAAAGCTGAACATGATTCTTGTTCAG atctTGAAGCAGGAGTGGCCAAAGCACTGGCCCACATTCATCAGTGACATTGTCGGAGCAAGTCGAACCAGCGAGAGTCTTTGTCAGAACAACATGATCATTCTCAAACTGCTTAGTGAGGAGGTTTTTGACTTCTCCAGTGGCCAGATGACCCAGGTCAAAGCCAAACATCTGAAAGACAG TATGTGCAATGAATTCTCCCAGATATTCCAGCTTTGCCAGTTTGTTATG GAAAACTCCCAGAATGCCCCTCTGGTCCATGCTACTCTGGAGACACTCTTGCGTTTCCTTAACTGGATTCCTTTGGGCTATATCTTTGAAACCAAGCTAATCAGCACATTAGTGTATAAG TTCCTGAACGTCCCCATGTTTCGCAATGTGACGCTGAAGTGTTTGACAGAAATTGCTGGAGTAAGCGTCAGCCAGTACGAGGAGCAGTTTGTTACACTCTTCACTCTGACAATGTGTCAGCTCAAGCAG ATGCTTCCCCTCAACACTAATATCCGGCTGGCCTATGCCAATGGGAAGGATGATGAGCAGAACTTTATCCAGAACCTCAGTCTGTTCCTCTGTACTTTCCTGAAAGAGCATGGGACGCTCATTGAAACACGGCTTAACCTGAGAGAAACATTAATGGAG GCGCTCCACTACATGCTactggtgtcagaagtggaaGAGACTGAGATCTTTAAAATTTGTCTGGAATATTGGAACCACCTGGCGGCCGAGCTCTACAGAGAGAGTCCCTTCTCCACATCCACGTCACCGTTGCTGTCTGGCAACCAGCACTTTGACGTGCCGCCACGCAGGCAGCTCTACCTACCCGTACTGTCCAAG GTGCGTCTGCTGATGGTGAGCCGGATGGCCAAACCAGAGGAAGTACTGGTGGTGGAGAACGACCAGGGGGAAGTGGTCAGAGAGTTCATGAAGGACACAGATTCCATAAACCTCTACAAGAACATGAGGGAAACACTTG TGTACCTGACTCACTTGGACTATGCAGACACAGAGCGCATAATGACAGAGAAGCTTCACAATCAGGTGAATGGTACTGAGTGGTCCTGGAAGAATCTCAACACATTGTGTTGGGCAATTGGATCCATCAGTGGGGCAATGCACGAAGAGGATGAAAAAAGGTTCTTGGTCACAGTCATTAAg GATCTGCTAGGTCTGTGTGAGCAAAAAAGGGGAAAGGACAACAAGGCCATTATAGCCTCAAACATCATGTACATTGTCGGCCAGTATCCTCGCTTTCTCAGAGCCCACTGGAAGTTCCTTAAAACGGTGGTCAACAAGCTCTTTGAGTTCATGCACG AGACCCATGATGGCGTTCAAGACATGGCATGTGACACATTCATCAAGATCGCCCAGAAGTGCCGGCGCCACTTCATCCAGGTGCAGGTGGGAGAAGTGATGCCCTTCATTGATGAGATCCTCAACAACATCAACACCATCATCTGCGACCTACAGCCACAGCAG GTTCACACATTCTATGAAGCTGTAGGTTATATGATCGGCGCTCAGACAGACCAGGCTGTACAGGAGCATCTTATCGAGAAATACATGTTGCTGCCTAATCAAGTGTGGGACAGTATCATCCAGCAGGCCACCAAG AATGTGGACATTTTGAAGGACCCAGAGACTGTGAAACAACTGGGCAGCATCCTAAAGACCAATGTCAGAGCCTGTAAGGCCGTCGGACACCCATTTGTCATCCAACTGGGACGGATATACCTCGACATGCTCAATGTGTACAAGTGCCTCAGCGAGAACATATCTGCTGCCATTCAGACAAATGGTATGGGAG GAGAGATGGTGACCAAGCAGCCTCTGATCAGGAGCATGAGGACAGTGAAACGAGAGACCTTGAAACTGATCTCTGGCTGGGTCAGCCGATCTAACGATCCACAAATG GTTGGGGAGAACTTTGTTCCCCCGCTGCTAGACGCAGTCCTCATCGACTATCAACGCAACGTCCCAGCTGCCCGCGAGCCTGAGGTTCTCAGCACCATGGCGACTATAGTCAACAAGCTGGGGGGACACATCACCACTGAGATACCCCAAATCTTTGACGCCGTCTTCGAGTGCACTCTCAACATGATCAACAAG AATTTTGAAGAGTTTCCCGAGCACCGAACCCACTTCTTCTACCTGCTCCAAGCTGTCAACTCTCACTGCTTCCCTGCGTTCCTCGCCATCCCCCCGGCCCAGTTCAAACTGGTGCTGGACTCCATCATCTGGGCCTTCAAACACACCATGAGGAATGTTGCTGACACTG GTCTGCAGATTCTCTACACAATGCTTCAGAACGTGGCTCAAGAGGAAGCTGCAGCTCAAAGCTTCTACCAGACGTATTTCTGTGATATCCTCCAGCACATCTTCTCTGTGGTTACTGACACGTCTCACACGGCTG GTCTGACCATGCACGCTTCCATCCTGGCCTACATGTTCAATCTGGTGGAGGAGGGCAAGATCACCACTGCACTGAACCCCGCCTCTCCTGCCAACAACCAG
- the xpo1b gene encoding exportin-1 isoform X2: MPAIMTMLADHAAQQLLDFNQKLDINLLDNVVNCLYHGVGPQQRMAQEVLTHLKEHPDAWTRVDTILEFSQNMNTKYYALQILETVIKTRWKILPRNQCEGIKKYVVGLIIKTSSDAANVEKEKVYIGKLNMILVQILKQEWPKHWPTFISDIVGASRTSESLCQNNMIILKLLSEEVFDFSSGQMTQVKAKHLKDSMCNEFSQIFQLCQFVMENSQNAPLVHATLETLLRFLNWIPLGYIFETKLISTLVYKFLNVPMFRNVTLKCLTEIAGVSVSQYEEQFVTLFTLTMCQLKQMLPLNTNIRLAYANGKDDEQNFIQNLSLFLCTFLKEHGTLIETRLNLRETLMEALHYMLLVSEVEETEIFKICLEYWNHLAAELYRESPFSTSTSPLLSGNQHFDVPPRRQLYLPVLSKVRLLMVSRMAKPEEVLVVENDQGEVVREFMKDTDSINLYKNMRETLVYLTHLDYADTERIMTEKLHNQVNGTEWSWKNLNTLCWAIGSISGAMHEEDEKRFLVTVIKDLLGLCEQKRGKDNKAIIASNIMYIVGQYPRFLRAHWKFLKTVVNKLFEFMHETHDGVQDMACDTFIKIAQKCRRHFIQVQVGEVMPFIDEILNNINTIICDLQPQQVHTFYEAVGYMIGAQTDQAVQEHLIEKYMLLPNQVWDSIIQQATKNVDILKDPETVKQLGSILKTNVRACKAVGHPFVIQLGRIYLDMLNVYKCLSENISAAIQTNGEMVTKQPLIRSMRTVKRETLKLISGWVSRSNDPQMVGENFVPPLLDAVLIDYQRNVPAAREPEVLSTMATIVNKLGGHITTEIPQIFDAVFECTLNMINKNFEEFPEHRTHFFYLLQAVNSHCFPAFLAIPPAQFKLVLDSIIWAFKHTMRNVADTGLQILYTMLQNVAQEEAAAQSFYQTYFCDILQHIFSVVTDTSHTAGLTMHASILAYMFNLVEEGKITTALNPASPANNQVFIQEYVANLLKTAFPHLQDAQVKVFVTGLFSLNQDIPAFKEHLRDFLVQIKEFAGEDTTDLFLEEREASLRQAQEEKHKIQMSVPGILNPHEIPEEMCD; encoded by the exons ATGCCAGCAATTATGACAATGTTAGCAGACCATGCAGCACAGCAGCTGCTGGACTTCAACCAGAAACTGGACATCAACCTGCTGGATAATGTGGTGAACTGTCTATATCATGGGGTGGGACCACAG CAAAGAATGGCACAAGAAGTGTTGACACACCTCAAAGAGCACCCAGATGCCTGGACAAGAGTGGACACCATCCTGGAATTCTCACAGAACATGAACACCAAA TACTATGCCCTTCAGATCTTGGAAACCGTTATCAAAACAAGATGGAAAATTCTTCCCAGGAATCAATGTGaag GGATAAAAAAGTATGTTGTCGGCCTCATTATTAAGACGTCATCTGATGCCGCAAATGTGGAG AAGGAAAAGGTGTACATTGGAAAGCTGAACATGATTCTTGTTCAG atctTGAAGCAGGAGTGGCCAAAGCACTGGCCCACATTCATCAGTGACATTGTCGGAGCAAGTCGAACCAGCGAGAGTCTTTGTCAGAACAACATGATCATTCTCAAACTGCTTAGTGAGGAGGTTTTTGACTTCTCCAGTGGCCAGATGACCCAGGTCAAAGCCAAACATCTGAAAGACAG TATGTGCAATGAATTCTCCCAGATATTCCAGCTTTGCCAGTTTGTTATG GAAAACTCCCAGAATGCCCCTCTGGTCCATGCTACTCTGGAGACACTCTTGCGTTTCCTTAACTGGATTCCTTTGGGCTATATCTTTGAAACCAAGCTAATCAGCACATTAGTGTATAAG TTCCTGAACGTCCCCATGTTTCGCAATGTGACGCTGAAGTGTTTGACAGAAATTGCTGGAGTAAGCGTCAGCCAGTACGAGGAGCAGTTTGTTACACTCTTCACTCTGACAATGTGTCAGCTCAAGCAG ATGCTTCCCCTCAACACTAATATCCGGCTGGCCTATGCCAATGGGAAGGATGATGAGCAGAACTTTATCCAGAACCTCAGTCTGTTCCTCTGTACTTTCCTGAAAGAGCATGGGACGCTCATTGAAACACGGCTTAACCTGAGAGAAACATTAATGGAG GCGCTCCACTACATGCTactggtgtcagaagtggaaGAGACTGAGATCTTTAAAATTTGTCTGGAATATTGGAACCACCTGGCGGCCGAGCTCTACAGAGAGAGTCCCTTCTCCACATCCACGTCACCGTTGCTGTCTGGCAACCAGCACTTTGACGTGCCGCCACGCAGGCAGCTCTACCTACCCGTACTGTCCAAG GTGCGTCTGCTGATGGTGAGCCGGATGGCCAAACCAGAGGAAGTACTGGTGGTGGAGAACGACCAGGGGGAAGTGGTCAGAGAGTTCATGAAGGACACAGATTCCATAAACCTCTACAAGAACATGAGGGAAACACTTG TGTACCTGACTCACTTGGACTATGCAGACACAGAGCGCATAATGACAGAGAAGCTTCACAATCAGGTGAATGGTACTGAGTGGTCCTGGAAGAATCTCAACACATTGTGTTGGGCAATTGGATCCATCAGTGGGGCAATGCACGAAGAGGATGAAAAAAGGTTCTTGGTCACAGTCATTAAg GATCTGCTAGGTCTGTGTGAGCAAAAAAGGGGAAAGGACAACAAGGCCATTATAGCCTCAAACATCATGTACATTGTCGGCCAGTATCCTCGCTTTCTCAGAGCCCACTGGAAGTTCCTTAAAACGGTGGTCAACAAGCTCTTTGAGTTCATGCACG AGACCCATGATGGCGTTCAAGACATGGCATGTGACACATTCATCAAGATCGCCCAGAAGTGCCGGCGCCACTTCATCCAGGTGCAGGTGGGAGAAGTGATGCCCTTCATTGATGAGATCCTCAACAACATCAACACCATCATCTGCGACCTACAGCCACAGCAG GTTCACACATTCTATGAAGCTGTAGGTTATATGATCGGCGCTCAGACAGACCAGGCTGTACAGGAGCATCTTATCGAGAAATACATGTTGCTGCCTAATCAAGTGTGGGACAGTATCATCCAGCAGGCCACCAAG AATGTGGACATTTTGAAGGACCCAGAGACTGTGAAACAACTGGGCAGCATCCTAAAGACCAATGTCAGAGCCTGTAAGGCCGTCGGACACCCATTTGTCATCCAACTGGGACGGATATACCTCGACATGCTCAATGTGTACAAGTGCCTCAGCGAGAACATATCTGCTGCCATTCAGACAAATG GAGAGATGGTGACCAAGCAGCCTCTGATCAGGAGCATGAGGACAGTGAAACGAGAGACCTTGAAACTGATCTCTGGCTGGGTCAGCCGATCTAACGATCCACAAATG GTTGGGGAGAACTTTGTTCCCCCGCTGCTAGACGCAGTCCTCATCGACTATCAACGCAACGTCCCAGCTGCCCGCGAGCCTGAGGTTCTCAGCACCATGGCGACTATAGTCAACAAGCTGGGGGGACACATCACCACTGAGATACCCCAAATCTTTGACGCCGTCTTCGAGTGCACTCTCAACATGATCAACAAG AATTTTGAAGAGTTTCCCGAGCACCGAACCCACTTCTTCTACCTGCTCCAAGCTGTCAACTCTCACTGCTTCCCTGCGTTCCTCGCCATCCCCCCGGCCCAGTTCAAACTGGTGCTGGACTCCATCATCTGGGCCTTCAAACACACCATGAGGAATGTTGCTGACACTG GTCTGCAGATTCTCTACACAATGCTTCAGAACGTGGCTCAAGAGGAAGCTGCAGCTCAAAGCTTCTACCAGACGTATTTCTGTGATATCCTCCAGCACATCTTCTCTGTGGTTACTGACACGTCTCACACGGCTG GTCTGACCATGCACGCTTCCATCCTGGCCTACATGTTCAATCTGGTGGAGGAGGGCAAGATCACCACTGCACTGAACCCCGCCTCTCCTGCCAACAACCAG